A window of the Helianthus annuus cultivar XRQ/B chromosome 4, HanXRQr2.0-SUNRISE, whole genome shotgun sequence genome harbors these coding sequences:
- the LOC110933069 gene encoding protein FAR1-RELATED SEQUENCE 5-like, which produces MNSDYSSSVSVDRGKRPMYEDDTSQTKSHDVASSSSAGHSSSNSVILHSDGVQFAGVDHRGRVSSKIYITPGGTSYWIPDVPVELKPVLGRYYDTWDDVVNMYDTYADASGFSTRIGATKRVQGIVTQKYILCNRAGKPKLQDFDSSTVIAVSNCRRSRFKVTNCKARIKLSVDPITSKFCLYGFVEAHNHSLVDTDNMEFTKKRRKLDFFDQQFIHKLSLNKIGATVAHRLQCSLKGGHQNVRGTKTDYKNAARDIRLFIGERDAQMIVDTMNARKSNFPNFFFEFTVVGNELRSLFWADDVSKCNYEAFGDVLGFDATYHTNLYKMIFVPFTGVDHHKKCVTFGAGLIYDETIESYIWLLKMFLKAHKKQPLLTLTDQDASMKQAVAAVFDKSIHRLCMWHIVKKIPAKISGDSSSNADLRKSIHKLVWNLFITPAEFEERWQILMNGLELSDNNWLNEMFSIRDQWVPCYFREVPMCCLMKTTSRCESSNALFKVHSGGTNTLVQFMMCFDTAIDGQRQKQRQAEFDSNTTTPFMPNKIPIEMHAFDIYTRTIFLEVQKEIYKGLTHCFIIRCEELDGIKFYTIAHTNKSCKIVNEYKVELDVRDNTVSCTCMCFTRNGYLCRHVFCVFRFNQIDKIPDKYQSSRWDRDVLPNRVHAISNRYAADNDPESVIRNEIFDLIGQCTIRLRRKPDKLSALSTQIREIRDIIYEEFPSEPDCNNKSAVISDIIGQPENVEVTIHPPQGIRNKGCGTNKRLIGPGEKAVENHKKNPRLCHRCNKYVYDHDKRNCAKVQAAKEAAAAAAKEAAAVSGSGR; this is translated from the exons CATTCATCGTCTAATTCTGTTATTCTGCATTCCGATGGTGTTCAATTTGCCGGTGTAGATCACAGAG GTCGTGTATCTAGCAAAATATATATCACTCCAGGCGGAACGAGCTATTGGATACCTGATGTTCCTGTTGAGTTAAAACCTGTTTTAGGTCGTTACTATGATACTTGGGACGATGTTGTCAATATGTATGACACATATGCTGATGCATCTGGGTTTTCTACTCGAATAGGCGCTACAAAACGAGTTCAAGGCATCGTCACACAAAAATATATTTTGTGTAACAGGGCTGGTAAACCAAAGCTGCAAGATTTTGACTCGAGTACTGTTATTGCTGTTTCAAATTGTCGTCGAAGCAGGTTCAAAGTGACAAATTGCAAGGCACGTATCAAATTAAGTGTGGATCCTATAACATCAAAGTTTTGTCTATATGGATTCGTCGAAGCGCACAACCATTCTCTTGTCGATACAGACAACATGGAATTCACGAAAAAAAGAAGGAAGCTCGATTTCTTTGATCAACAATTTATTCACAAGCTAAGCCTAAATAAAATTGGTGCAACTGTTGCACATAGGCTACAATGTTCACTGAAAGGTGGCCACCAGAATGTTCGTGGTACTAAAACAGATTACAAAAATGCTGCTAGGGATATACGACTTTTTATTGGTGAACGAGACGCACAAATGATTGTCGATACGATGAATGCTCGTAAATCGAATTTTCCCAACTTCTTCTTTGAGTTTACGGTAGTTGGAAATGAGTTAAGGTCATTGTTTTGGGCTGATGATGTGTCGAAATGTAACTACGAGGCGTTTGGTGACGTTCTAGGTTTTGATGCAACATATCATACAAAcct GTATAAAATGATCTTCGTGCCTTTTACGGGTGTGGACCATCATAAAAAATGTGTGACATTTGGGGCAGGACTTATATATGACGAAACTATCGAGTCTTACATATGGTTACTTAAAATGTTCCTCAAAGCTCATAAAAAACAACCGTTGTTGACCTTAACCGATCAAGACGCATCCATGAAACAGGCTGTTGCTGCTGTCTTTGACAAGTCAATACATCGGTTGTGCATGTGGCATATTGTTAAAAAGATACCTGCTAAG ATATCGGGTGACTCATCATCAAATGCTGATCTACGTAAATCGATACACAAATTGGTATGGAACCTGTTTATCACACCTGCAGAATTTGAAGAAAGATGGCAGATACTTATGAACGGCTTAGAGTTGAGTGATAATAACTGGTTGAATGAAATGTTTTCCATTCGTGATCAATGGGTCCCTTGCTATTTTCGAGAGGTTCCTATGTGTTGTTTGATGAAAACAACGTCTAGATGCGAGAGCTCGAACGCGCTGTTTAAAGTACATTCCGGTGGAACCAATACTTTGGTGCAGTTCATGATGTGTTTTGATACAGCAATCGATGGTCAGCGTCAGAAGCAGCGCCAAGCAGAGTTTGACAGTAACACGACAACGCCGTTTATGCCTAACAAGATTCCTATAGAGATGCATGCCTTTGATATATACACCCGTACAATATTCCTAGAAGTGCAGAAGGAGATTTACAAAGGATTGACACACTGTTTTATAATTAGATGCGAGGAACTTGATGGTATTAAGTTCTATACTATTGCACATACGAACAAGAGTTGCAAAATTGTCAATGAATATAAG GTTGAACTTGATGTGCGCGATAACACGGTTTCTTGTACGTGTATGTGTTTCACTCGTAACGGCTACTTGTGTAGGCATGTTTTTTGTGTATTCAGGTTCAACCAGATTGATAAGATTCCTGATAAATATCAGTCCAGCCGGTGGGATAGGGATGTGCTTCCAAACAGGGTTCATGCTATTTCAAATAGATATGCAGCTGACAATGACCCAGAGTCTGTAATAAGGAACGAGATATTTGATTTGATTGGTCAGTGTACTATCCGTTTGAGACGTAAACCTGACAAACTGTCTGCACTATCTACACAAATAAGAGAGATCAGAGATATCATATACGAGGAGTTTCCATCTGAACCAGATTGTAACAATAAGAGTGCGGTTATAAGTGATATCATCGGGCAGCCCGAAAACGTTGAAGTTACTATTCACCCACCACAAGGCATCAGGAATAAAGGGTGTGGCACCAACAAGCGGCTAATTGGTCCGGGAGAGAAAGCTGTAGAGAACCACAAAAAGAACCCGCGTTTATGTCATCGATGTAACAAGTATGTGTATGATCATGATAAACGTAACTGTGCGAAAGTGCAAGCTGCTAAAGAGGCGGCAGCAGCTGCTGCTAAAGAGGCTGCAGCCGTATCTGGTTCTGGTCGTTAA